The Hordeum vulgare subsp. vulgare chromosome 4H, MorexV3_pseudomolecules_assembly, whole genome shotgun sequence genomic interval gcccagtccgtgctaatgacattggcggagttcgagacggcaagagaggcgtggaacgcactcaaggagatgaggatcggagaagatcgcgtcaccaaggcacgGGCACAAGtgttgaagcgccaatttcacaagttgcagatggaggaaactgaatcggggaacggctatgccatgcgtcttactactttggtgggagagatccgtgcgcttggtgcaaagctcgaggagaccgagattgtggagaaatttttcagttcattgactgacaaattcacgtacatcatcggcacgctcgagcagctttacgacatcgacgacatgaccataacagaggcgatcggacgcctgcggacgtgggaagagaatgctcgtggctgtcgaaaaggcaaaggaggaggtagtgaccaactcatgtactcgcgcacagattaggaggccccaagtagcaaaggaaggcgtgacggtggcgaagctcaagcaacacgaatggcgacggacaaaccggagaaggcaaaggaaaaggcaaaccacaaggtcgtggtaaggcagaccgatctaaagggcggaagcaacggaacttggatacgtacgaggtcaagtgctataactacaacgagatgggtcactttgcaaagaattgtccggagcctgacaagcgggagatcaaggcaaatttggcaaaggaggaagacgaaggtccagatcttctgatggccgaagtttgtgatctcgctgaaacagtggttgtgaaaccaagctggaaggtgctacttcatgagaagaatgtgacacctaagttatccggggatcataacgtgtcgtggtatctcgacacgggtgccagtaaccacatgacgggatgcaaggagaaatttctcgagctggaatatgatgttgaaggctcggtcaagtttggtgatggttcaaatgtggagatttgtgggcaaggatctgtcctcttcgagggtctcacaggcgaacatcgcatactcaccggagtgtactacatcccacggcttcgcaacaacatcatctctatcgggaagcttgacgagaatggatgcaaggtggatatcgagaacggagtgatgacgatcttcgacaacctccggaaCGTGCTAACTCGTGTTAGTTGCACACAGAATAGGctatatatcctcaaccttgatcaatctcaaccggagtgttggctcgccaagagtgatgatgattcgtggttatggcatgctagatttggacacgttaacttctacgccttgaagaagatgtcaaagatggagatggtatccgggatgccagttatcgaccatgttgatcgagtttgTGACGGGTGCttagttggaaaacagcaccgcaggccgttccctgctcagtctacatatcgtgcaagtgatgcactcgagctgctccatggtgatctatgtggccctatcaccccggcaactcacgctggaaagaagtatttcttccttgtggtagacgactactcaagatatatgtgggtcgttctcctacggtctaaagatgaggcgtttgaagcattcaagaagctgaaggctgcaacagagatggaacacaagctgaaggttcgcgctctacggacagatcgtggCGGAGAGTttgcgtcgaatgagttcaacgactactacgagaagattggcataaagaggttcctcacggcaccttacacgccgcagcagaatggggtcgttgaaaggcgcaatcgaaccgtcgttgacatggcaaggagtttactcaagagcaagaacctgccggggaccttttggggagaagctgtctcgacggcggtctatcttctgaaccgggctccaacgaaggcggtgatcggcaagactccgtatgaagcaatttacggacgtaagccgagtgtgtctcatctacggacgttcgggtgcgtggcacatgtgaagacggcggagccgcacctctcaaagcttgccgatcgtagcaccaagatggtgttcatcggatacgagagtagttctagcaccaaggcataccgtttctacgatccacaaaccaagcgtctatggatttcacgcgacgtcgtgtttgaagaaaaccaagcgtggaattggagcgccgcagccgacgatgctccaaacagtaacatatttgcagttgaatttccaactgatgatgatgcaggggaggatgtccaggtggttggcaagacgcccaaccaaggtgaccacaatggtagtgatcatcatggtgccgacaccgacaacgacgcgcataggtcgcaaggagataacgacaacgccgcgcacgacacaggcggagatctcgacgacaacatcgacaacgaggcgcatagtgacgacgacaatcaagatgatggtcacggtcacgacgactacgccgacgacacggatgtcgatgacacaccagggtctcagtcgtcttcctcaagtgcatcaacaccgacacaatttgtgtcgcctccttcgcaagccacaacggatacctcagggcctcgtcgctacaagaccctcaagaaagtctacaagtacacaaagccagttacgctcgagtactccggactatgtctgttcggagttgaggagccggcgaacttcgtagaggcgagcaaaagtcatagttggacgcacgccatggatgaggagatgaaggcgattgagagcaatgtcACATGGACTTtgttaacccgacctccaaaccaaaaggcgataggtttgaagtgggtttacaagttaaagaaggacacgcagggtgccattgtgaagtacaaggcaagactcgttgcaaagggctacgtacaacgtcaaggagttgactatgatgaggtgtttgcaccggttgctcgaatcgagacggtgagagtgcttctagctttggcagcacaagaggattggaaggttcatcatatggatgttaaatccgctttcctcaacggcgatctcacagaagaagtgtacgtggaacaacccctcggctacgagaagaaaggcgaagaagggaaaatttacaagctcaagaaggcactttacgggttgaagcaagcgccaagagcttggaactcaaagttagaccgaagtctggtctcgctcgggttcaagagatgtcccctcgagcacgcagtctatacaaagaactccaaaggctcaaacctgctagttggagtttatgtcgacgatctgattatcaccggagatagcgtacaagaaattgaacgtttcaaggcgcaaatgaagaacaagtttagcatgagtgatctgggattactcagctattacttgggcatcaaaGTGAAGAAAAGCTCCggggagatttccctatgtcaatcggcttacgcggtcaagttattggaaaagtgtggcatgtcagattgctacgagacacaagttccaatggaccaacgtcacaagctgagcaagcgtagctcaaatccgccggtggacaccacaatgtatcgaagcgttgtgggtagcctaagatacttggtgcatacccgacctgacttggcttattcagtcgggatcgtgagtcgtttcatggagaatccgacaaccgaacacatgagcgcggtcaatcaaattctacgctatgtgaaaggcacaattaatcttggctgcacgtacagaaagggaaaggaaggattgatccttcgtggatattcagatagtgacatggcaggagatgttgatgaccgaaagagcacaacgggcatggttttctaccttggccctaatccgattagctggaattctcagaagcaaaaggtggtggcactgtcttcatgcgaggcagaatacatagcggcaagcacggcgcctTGTCAAGcaatgtggctgagaagactcctagctattcttgcaaagcgggaggtgcagaaggtgtcactcaagatcgataaccaagctgcaatcttgttgtgcaaaaatccggttcatcacgaaaggagcaagcacatagatacccggttccaccatatccgggagtgcattgaagaagggttgatcgaggttcaacatgtgaacacgaaagaccaacttgccgatattttcaccaagtccctcggtcgacagaagttcatcgagatgaggaggaaagtcggagtgcaagaagtgaagtcaagcaacaagattaaggaggtgaatgtagaagttaatcatgttgtttctttagggttaggaaagaaagccaaaccgagtcctagtagtattaggattcctagtcttagtctatttccatagtcccttgtggacgtgtataaaagacaccctaggggtgttgattgtaacaccagaaaaacgaaaagcaatacaaagcaaagactCGACACGggtctttagccatcaaatccatcgatcagttttattcgtgtcgctagttacgcaaattCCGTCaaatagccggccgaagcaagaatcgtgtaggcacgcctgtacagctgcatacgcacgttcaaaagccaacagacACCGAACGAGGAACATTGTAAATGGGGAACAAAAGCGAAAACGTACATTCGTACTTTGTACACGGCGCTCTACTCGGGAACAATAGACGGAAACATCACAGTCGTACTCTGATGCACAAGAGACCTTGGGACATCCAACATGGACGAACTACTCGGCTGACCTCTACCAACTGGACTTGAATGCACCACATACATACTTACTACTCAATATAAATGTGCATGCACGTCAACCTTCTTTGCTGACCCGTAGTCATGGCGAACTACTACTCCGTTCTGTACGTGCTTCAACTCTGCATGCATGGATTTGAATGCTCAACCAGTAGTTAATTACAGCGGGCAGGTAGTGATATTAACTAGCCGGCTCGCAGCAGGTGGGGTGTTAATTAGCTACGTCGCCAGTGATCGATCGATGTGCGTTTCACTTGGCAGCATATGACCGGCGATCGAGCTGAGAGTCTCGGCCCGTGCCCGTGCGTGGccgtctctataaataccccggcCGGGAATCCCTACAGCACCATGCAGCACTCCATCACGCACCCAACACCTGCCAGCCACTGCGAGAGCGAGGAGCCTAGCTAGACGACGGCCATGGCGATGAGGAAGGAGCCACTActccttgtggccatgatgctggCGCTGGTGGTGGCGGCGCGTGCGGCGCCGTGCGAGGTGGGGCAGCTGACGGTGTGCATGCCGGCGATCACCACCGGGGCCAAGCCGAGCGGTGCGTGCTGCGCCAACCTGGGCGCGCAGCAGGGGTGCTTCTGCCAGTACGCCAAGGACCCCGCACTGGGCCGCTACATCACCAGCCCACACGCCCGCGACACCCTCCTCTCCTGCGGCCTCGCCGTCCCGCGCTGCTAGCTAGCCTCCTTCCTTCCCAGCATATCATATGTGGCTCAGCCTCAGCTATAGGTATGTAGGGTACCTCCGTCCATGACAGATGAGGGACTATATCTATATGTAGCTTGAGCCTAGCTGAGTGCGTGATGCGTCAATAAAATGTTGGGTGATCGATGCTGCTGCAATAAAACAAGAGATGTTGGGTGATGATGGATGCTGGAATAAAATGACCTTTCCTACCTTCCATATTTCCTCTCTCCGTGGTTATCCTGCTGTAAGATTTTCAACAGAAATCACATTAAAAAAAAAAGGGCAACCGTCCATAAAACTCACGAAATTACTACGAGTCACAAATAGGCCGTCGGTAAGGCTGCACGTTGCAGCAGAAACACATGGCATGCTCTACAAGCTAATAATTACTATTTTGTACTGCTGCTTTCAACGGGATTGAGCGGATTATGCTCATCACATAGTGGCATGTGCGTCCAATTCatttactccatccgttcctaaatataagtctttctagagattccactactagactacatacggatgtatatagacatattttaaagtacagattcattcattttgctccgtatgtagactcttagggaaatctcttaaaaaacttatatttaggaacgaagggagtatcaaACTTTAGTTGGGTGATTTACATCCCAAGTTCAACTCCATACAACCAAGCCAGCCGGCACTATACTGGGGGAAGGTGTCGACCTCCGGACGCTACTGCTCCCTCCGTTACTAAATATAAgttcttttagagatttcactaacaaACTACATACAGATatgcatagacatattttagtatTTCGTATATATTCtttaataaaatctttaaaaaacttatatttaaaaacaaaagGAGTACATGGCATCTGCTTATCATGTATGCCCAATTCAGGGGGGAATAAAATGTTGGGTCGTGATAATGCGATAATATGACTTTTCCTACCTTCTCCTCAGCTTCCTCTGTCCATCGTCATTTGCTGTAAGCTTTTCAACC includes:
- the LOC123447560 gene encoding non-specific lipid-transfer protein 2P-like, with amino-acid sequence MAMRKEPLLLVAMMLALVVAARAAPCEVGQLTVCMPAITTGAKPSGACCANLGAQQGCFCQYAKDPALGRYITSPHARDTLLSCGLAVPRC